A genomic stretch from candidate division WOR-3 bacterium includes:
- a CDS encoding T9SS type A sorting domain-containing protein yields the protein VGLWHSQAGAGQDSLAFWNLYYNYSTDGGLTWHTPRNITGSFGYRHGLAQIAKRIDTQNNQFFYVFGQDMVADLDPIWMCWKGWLYTHPARWYWGRQPIMGIVEQKQKKPAKFSLNISPNPGRDNVVITYTTPEAGHISLKVYSIDGRLVRIIENGFKNAGRYKLDCSLRDLNSGIFIVQLETERQNVNRSIIVAK from the coding sequence GTTGGTCTCTGGCATTCCCAGGCAGGAGCGGGACAGGATTCACTGGCGTTTTGGAATCTGTATTATAATTATTCAACGGATGGTGGGTTGACCTGGCATACACCGCGTAATATTACAGGCAGTTTTGGTTATCGGCATGGGCTGGCGCAAATTGCCAAGCGGATTGATACCCAGAATAATCAATTCTTTTATGTCTTTGGTCAGGATATGGTTGCAGATTTAGACCCGATATGGATGTGCTGGAAGGGCTGGCTGTATACTCATCCGGCAAGGTGGTACTGGGGCAGGCAACCGATTATGGGGATTGTTGAGCAGAAACAGAAAAAACCAGCAAAATTTTCTTTAAATATTTCCCCCAATCCGGGAAGGGATAATGTGGTGATTACTTATACTACTCCTGAAGCAGGGCATATTTCTTTAAAAGTCTATTCCATTGATGGCCGGCTGGTAAGGATAATTGAAAATGGGTTTAAGAATGCAGGAAGATATAAGTTAGACTGCTCACTAAGGGATTTAAATTCTGGGATATTTATTGTCCAACTGGAAACAGAACGGCAGAATGTAAACCGCTCCATAATAGTTGCTAAATAA
- a CDS encoding TonB-dependent receptor, whose translation MASLFLTVFLFSGIAGKIQGVVKDEDTKEPIVAADVIILNTEIGAATDDNGNFFILNVPSGRYTVEISCLGYQTKRIENVLVEVDRTTRLNVTLKQTAIEIAPVTVYGETPTIKKDYVATTQIVRKAEIATLPVDYTPAVITFQAAVAKTDTALHVRGGRATEVQYMVDNVSIIDPQTGDVAIEISKGIVEEVIFLPGGFDAEYGRAMSGVVNLISERPQKKLQGNLYAKTEKIMPFYYDFGYENHQSTIHLPATRNLQGLASIDIMQTQDWDPRLYILPHKQRGDYSIYSKWLFTPSGKIKLSLSGAKSRSQFDRYSGPDPFFKFYLDHYRSDMRKGELAALNLNYLPDNKKLFNLTVSRLYTQKTYGVREPGIYGIFDDFKFRDYRTLKWPRGTHRNPFGVAYYKVISEGDYPQYQEKNSEVYNINFKANLQLHQYHELKTGVEYIYQNLDNFTYFVCTDTLNPIADDYNHQPKEYSIYVQDNIDIKGFYAKLGARYDYYAVDIEGAKPQINISPRIGCSFLVTENFLFRANIGRYVQPPLYDYVYSFYELLPLAPQYYNFISIVGNPELKPEKTLSYEIGFQGLIKENLTATTNLFYKDVSDLTGTRYIVQLPLGYFQYFNVEYANIKGMETILEYSNNFFSGKISYTLSWAKGTSSYAGEYADTSASRPAQDYYLNFDQRHRIFIQGGIKAPLGTNIYLLAYFGNGFPYTPPGYMGKYEERNIFRLPFQRQIDCVITREFNVNRISFNLQLEVINLLDQRYEVAPHYPLMPLEKVRAEDFKDYLSLSNQYYSPAADFNHDGIVTPYETFHSFRDLIIATDDWVAAYTAPRRARIGIKVNL comes from the coding sequence ATGGCCAGTCTTTTTCTGACGGTCTTTCTTTTCAGCGGAATTGCCGGCAAAATTCAAGGAGTTGTAAAGGACGAAGATACTAAAGAACCCATTGTCGCTGCGGATGTAATTATTTTAAATACCGAGATAGGTGCTGCCACCGATGACAATGGCAATTTTTTTATCTTAAATGTCCCTTCAGGTAGATATACAGTTGAAATCTCCTGCTTGGGCTATCAGACAAAGAGGATTGAAAATGTTCTGGTTGAAGTTGACCGAACCACAAGGCTCAATGTAACATTAAAACAGACTGCCATTGAGATTGCACCGGTTACGGTCTATGGAGAAACTCCAACGATAAAAAAGGATTATGTTGCTACAACCCAGATTGTGCGTAAAGCCGAGATTGCCACATTGCCTGTTGATTATACACCAGCAGTAATCACATTCCAGGCAGCCGTGGCAAAGACCGATACTGCCCTACATGTCCGTGGTGGTAGGGCAACTGAAGTCCAGTATATGGTTGATAATGTTTCAATCATTGACCCTCAGACCGGGGATGTCGCAATTGAGATATCAAAAGGGATTGTTGAAGAAGTGATATTTCTGCCTGGAGGTTTTGATGCCGAATATGGCAGGGCAATGTCCGGAGTGGTGAATTTAATCTCAGAAAGACCGCAGAAAAAGTTACAGGGAAATCTGTATGCCAAGACCGAAAAGATTATGCCTTTTTATTATGACTTTGGTTATGAGAATCATCAATCCACAATTCATTTACCTGCCACAAGAAACTTGCAGGGGCTTGCCTCAATAGATATTATGCAAACCCAGGATTGGGACCCAAGATTATATATATTGCCCCATAAACAAAGAGGAGATTATTCAATCTACAGCAAATGGCTTTTTACACCTTCGGGTAAGATTAAATTGAGCTTAAGTGGGGCAAAATCAAGAAGTCAATTTGACCGATATTCGGGTCCAGATCCATTTTTTAAATTCTATCTTGACCATTATCGTTCTGATATGCGCAAGGGTGAACTTGCTGCACTAAATTTAAACTATCTGCCCGATAATAAAAAATTATTCAATCTCACAGTTAGTAGACTCTATACACAAAAGACTTATGGTGTTCGTGAACCCGGAATTTATGGAATATTTGATGATTTCAAGTTCCGCGATTACCGAACGCTGAAATGGCCTCGGGGAACCCACAGGAATCCATTTGGTGTGGCTTATTATAAAGTTATAAGTGAAGGTGATTATCCCCAGTATCAGGAAAAGAATTCAGAAGTGTATAATATCAACTTTAAAGCCAATCTTCAACTACATCAGTATCATGAATTAAAGACCGGGGTTGAATATATCTATCAGAATCTTGATAATTTTACATATTTTGTCTGCACTGATACCTTGAATCCAATTGCGGATGATTACAACCATCAACCAAAGGAATATTCAATTTATGTCCAGGACAATATTGATATCAAGGGATTCTATGCAAAACTTGGTGCACGATATGACTACTATGCAGTGGATATTGAAGGCGCTAAACCCCAGATAAATATCTCACCCAGAATAGGCTGTTCATTTCTGGTGACCGAAAATTTCCTTTTCCGTGCCAACATTGGCAGATATGTCCAGCCGCCTTTATATGATTATGTCTATTCTTTTTATGAACTTCTGCCTCTTGCACCACAATACTACAATTTCATATCAATTGTGGGAAATCCTGAGTTAAAACCCGAGAAGACATTGAGTTACGAAATTGGATTTCAGGGATTGATAAAAGAAAATCTCACTGCAACAACAAATCTTTTTTACAAAGATGTTTCAGACTTGACTGGCACGCGTTATATTGTGCAATTACCACTTGGCTATTTCCAGTATTTCAATGTAGAATATGCCAATATCAAAGGAATGGAAACCATCTTAGAATATAGCAACAATTTCTTCTCAGGAAAAATCTCATACACCCTTTCCTGGGCAAAAGGTACGAGTTCTTATGCGGGTGAATATGCGGATACTTCTGCAAGCAGACCTGCTCAGGATTATTATCTAAACTTTGACCAGCGGCACCGAATCTTTATTCAGGGTGGAATAAAAGCACCCTTAGGGACAAATATCTATCTTCTTGCCTATTTTGGTAATGGTTTTCCTTATACCCCACCCGGCTATATGGGTAAATACGAGGAACGAAATATTTTCCGTTTGCCATTTCAGCGCCAAATTGACTGTGTAATAACAAGGGAATTTAATGTCAACAGAATATCTTTCAATCTCCAATTAGAAGTTATCAACCTTCTTGATCAGCGCTATGAAGTCGCACCCCATTATCCCTTGATGCCGTTGGAGAAAGTGCGGGCTGAGGATTTTAAGGATTATCTATCCCTGAGCAATCAATATTATAGTCCAGCGGCAGACTTCAATCACGATGGAATTGTGACGCCTTATGAAACCTTCCATTCCTTCAGGGATTTGATCATTGCTACGGATGACTGGGTCGCAGCATATACTGCTCCAAGACGGGCAAGGATTGGAATAAAAGTAAATCTATGA
- a CDS encoding carboxypeptidase-like regulatory domain-containing protein yields the protein MNSVFNIPNQRSLIAIFFLLFLQCLNAPRNNKYDPDNPNKSEIGGFIYEPDSLGVPGALVDLINCADSNTERDIADSSGYYSFTHINPGIYTIVVRNKHYKDLVFENESLWAGTKLSSYNFFLTTFHFEDDEINNPPYGFTIITGDWRVVLESEDNQVLRGKDSSDGNPAILFFRNPQRAFLLEVNLKIAPLSGENWETGVLLWYQDSLNYYCITLKKTFAQFSLVKNGIVTVFYTKLLNIAENSWHYLSSIYTGDGLLFYLDNTFLFPVSLISRVFDNGFWGLYVASHEPGVDVTVDFDELYLKIP from the coding sequence ATGAATTCAGTTTTTAATATCCCCAACCAAAGGTCGCTCATCGCTATTTTTTTCCTCCTTTTCCTCCAGTGTTTGAATGCCCCGCGTAATAATAAATATGACCCAGATAACCCCAATAAATCAGAAATCGGTGGATTCATTTATGAACCTGACAGTTTGGGTGTTCCGGGAGCCCTTGTGGATTTAATCAATTGTGCCGACAGCAACACTGAGAGAGATATTGCAGATAGTTCAGGATATTATTCATTCACCCATATCAACCCAGGGATTTACACAATTGTTGTACGAAATAAACATTATAAGGATTTGGTATTTGAAAACGAGAGTCTCTGGGCTGGGACGAAACTTTCCAGTTATAACTTTTTTCTGACCACCTTCCATTTCGAGGATGACGAAATAAACAATCCTCCATACGGATTTACCATCATTACCGGAGACTGGCGGGTAGTTTTAGAATCAGAAGACAATCAGGTTTTACGCGGCAAGGACAGCTCTGATGGCAATCCTGCAATCCTTTTTTTCCGTAATCCCCAGCGGGCATTTTTACTCGAGGTCAATCTAAAGATTGCACCCCTGTCAGGAGAAAACTGGGAAACAGGTGTATTACTGTGGTATCAAGATAGTTTAAATTATTATTGTATAACTCTTAAAAAAACCTTTGCCCAATTCTCCTTAGTGAAGAATGGTATAGTTACTGTTTTTTATACAAAACTTCTTAACATTGCTGAAAACTCCTGGCATTATCTCTCTTCAATCTATACTGGCGACGGCCTTTTGTTCTATCTTGATAATACATTTCTTTTTCCGGTATCCTTGATTAGTCGTGTCTTTGATAATGGATTCTGGGGTTTGTATGTTGCTAGCCACGAACCAGGTGTTGATGTCACAGTTGACTTTGATGAGCTTTACCTTAAAATTCCTTAA
- a CDS encoding DUF6569 family protein, whose product MKSHQWKIGDPIFLRNLVLYPIKDGSENDGITIKTIEEAIKNKQAIFRELDTPQINTIIFDNKGNSPVLMLDGEELTGAMQNRIIAQSFIAQARTQSRVPVICAEAKRWETIGGFKTGYCSYPRVRSILASSMSKNLNTQSEVWKEIERKLTVTRTKSRTSSMHEIFDNLNEEIDRYLEGFEGLNSNTVGFIGVAGRQILGCDIFCSPDVYHKFEKKLLRSYALDAIEHQTTRGTGVEVESFLTHLIKSLSKNEQGARMQHLRFKSKNLVGQMVLYKGTPVHISAFPD is encoded by the coding sequence ATGAAAAGCCATCAATGGAAAATTGGAGACCCAATCTTTTTAAGAAATTTGGTGTTGTACCCAATAAAAGATGGTTCAGAAAATGATGGCATAACAATAAAAACCATTGAAGAAGCAATCAAAAATAAGCAGGCAATTTTTCGGGAACTGGATACTCCCCAGATAAATACAATTATCTTTGATAATAAAGGTAACTCACCGGTATTGATGCTTGACGGCGAAGAACTAACCGGCGCTATGCAAAATCGAATCATCGCCCAGTCATTCATTGCCCAAGCACGCACCCAAAGCCGCGTTCCGGTAATATGTGCCGAAGCGAAGAGATGGGAAACAATTGGTGGTTTTAAAACTGGGTATTGTTCTTATCCCCGGGTACGCTCAATCCTGGCATCTTCCATGAGTAAAAACCTTAACACCCAGAGTGAAGTCTGGAAGGAAATCGAAAGGAAATTGACGGTAACCAGGACGAAATCACGGACTTCCTCAATGCATGAGATTTTTGATAATCTTAATGAGGAGATTGATCGTTATCTGGAAGGATTCGAAGGATTAAACAGTAATACTGTGGGATTTATTGGAGTGGCTGGAAGGCAAATCCTCGGTTGCGATATCTTTTGTTCTCCTGATGTTTATCACAAGTTTGAGAAAAAATTACTCCGTAGTTATGCCCTGGATGCGATCGAACATCAAACAACCCGCGGCACCGGGGTGGAAGTTGAAAGCTTCCTTACGCACTTAATCAAATCGCTGAGCAAAAACGAACAGGGCGCCAGAATGCAACATTTGAGATTTAAAAGCAAAAATTTGGTGGGTCAGATGGTTCTTTATAAAGGAACTCCAGTGCACATTTCGGCATTCCCAGATTGA